The following are from one region of the Leishmania braziliensis MHOM/BR/75/M2904 complete genome, chromosome 21 genome:
- a CDS encoding putative histone deacetylase — translation MHALHKDGAEASLLNSESRGRVALIDTSAYASDMNISAFVPQHAMKPYRVLAAMEIVRKLKIDAHCRTVVPPLVKVEELMAYHTDTYLANLGVHSCRSWLWNAETSKVFFSGDCPPVEGLMEHSIATASGTLMGAVLLNSGQVDVAVHWGGGMHHSKCGECSGFCYVNDIVLGILELLKCHDRVLYIDIDMHHGDGVDEAFCRSDRIFTLSLHKFGESFFPGTGHPRDVGYGRGRYYSMNLAVWDGITDFFYLGLFKHALHSIVRRYSPDVIVLQCGADSLAGDRLGLLNLSSFGHGQCVQAVRDLGIPMLALGGGGYTIRNVAKLWAYETSILTGHPLPLNTVLPVAEMPLSGWLFQDSPLLIVAQDRSNHVLPGLHCQRAYQMMVEQIDRHVPHIEPHPRLQKAAAATAVAGGEEKQEEDGTAAITGVRR, via the coding sequence ATGCACGCCTTGCACAAGGATGGTGCCGAGGCATCACTTTTGAATAGCGAAAGCCGCGGCCGCGTGGCGTTGATCGACACCTCCGCCTACGCCTCCGACATGAACATCTCTGCCTTTGTGCCGCAGCATGCGATGAAGCCGTATCGGGTGCTTGCGGCGATGGAGATAGTGCGGAAGCTCAAGATCGATGCTCACTGCCGCACTGTTGTGCCGCCTCTGGTGAAGGTAGAGGAGCTGATGGCATACCATACCGACACCTACCTGGCGAACCTCGGGGTGCAtagctgccgcagctggcTGTGGAATGCGGAGACGTCGAAAGTGTTCTTCTCTGGAGATTGTCCTCCGGTCGAGGGGCTGATGGAGCACTCCATTGCTACAGCCAGCGGGACGTTGATgggggcggtgctgctgaacaGCGGCCAGGTCGATGTGGCGGTGCACTGGGGTGGTGGGATGCATCACTCAAAGTGCGGTGAGTGCTCCGGGTTCTGCTACGTGAACGACATTGTGCTCGGCATTCTCGAGCTTCTGAAGTGCCATGACCGGGTGCTGTACATTGACATCGACATGCACCACGGCGACGGCGTGGATGAGGCCTTCTGCAGGAGCGATCGCATCTTTACACTGTCACTGCACAAGTTCGGAGAAAGCTTTTTCCCCGGGACGGGGCATCCGCGCGACGTCGGCTACGGTCGTGGACGCTACTACAGTATGAACCTGGCTGTATGGGACGGCATCACCGACTTCTTCTACCTTGGTCTATTCAAGCATGCACTGCACTCCATTGTCCGTCGCTACTCACCAGATGTGATTGTCCTTCAGTGCGGCGCCGACTCGCTCGCTGGTGATCGCCTCGGCCTGCTCAACCTGTCGTCCTTCGGTCATGGGCAGTGCGTGCAGGCGGTGCGTGATCTCGGTATCCCGATGCTGGCGCTCGGCGGGGGCGGCTACACGATTCGCAACGTCGCAAAGCTGTGGGCGTATGAGACCAGTATCTTGACTGGCcacccgctgccgctgaacACAGTACTTCCAGTTGCCGAGATGCCACTGAGCGGGTGGCTCTTTCAGGACTCGCCCTTGCTGATTGTCGCGCAGGACCGCAGCAATCATGTCTTACCAGGGCTTCACTGTCAGCGTGCGTACCAGATGATGGTGGAGCAAATCGACCGCCACGTGCCGCATATCGAACCTCATCCACGACTGCAGaaagctgccgccgccacagcagtcgcaggaggggaggagaagcaggaggaggacggcacGGCAGCCATCACAGGCGTCAGGAGATAG
- a CDS encoding putative dual specificity protein phosphatase, whose protein sequence is MDDLVAVRIKDGIFAGNAGAAADKTLLIMNKITHIINCAGAEVADFFLGDPGFSYLSFPWKDAAGSVCTTILFDAADDNIHRTIEFIDVALAAGECVLVHSVYGNSRSPALIAAYMIMKYGWKLESALLFLKMAHPDSDIKPHFQRQLRQFAKRHSVDHDIFAQNVDDSHFGLDNDQWMLRNTLLNGLLYRDQMLNGLYRQCADKVDVGNPVNGKTTKAHITFVDTKKGTDADSQTTCPVVNRAGSFSADPFSAQPGSFLGLRGHTILRTGRRLPSILSRTTSPCSHRLESDPCTCPKGRQALSIVHSGTTETSTLASTKAVERAPALRVAVPGSSAHSSLSHLEDKSTKGRDGDGSSAPPQPQQSSVESVRSIDYARLAPPTQLRSPFATLGSSHKYRNGSPLPLGKDKKATTKEGHTRIQSSPFSRPVNTISVSSISIPISAWAGSSFGLNSPLSVRSTPRTNSPFGRNKPGRDVVSRPSAANYRKIAPYRSTAVPRTPTEPSYRVSWSASQSPLRQSVERATGSRSGSRRRAMSPVHMTARGSPRGGRSQSGTEDKPRSRTRSPKVQRYQDPSTGTLNTTFLSYDTNGMGGEANGTGLKNTATVRRQPPSVITSRRLA, encoded by the coding sequence ATGGACGATTTGGTTGCTGTGCGCATCAAAGATGGCATCTTTGCCGGCaacgccggcgctgcggccgACAAGACGCTTTTGATTATGAATAAGATCACTCACATTATTAATTGCGCCGGCGCTGAGGTCGCCGACTTTTTCCTCGGCGATCCAGGTTTCAGCTATCTTTCCTTCCCCTGGAAGGACGCTGCCGGTTCGGTGTGCACCACCATCCTTTTCGATGCCGCGGATGACAACATTCACCGCACGATCGAGTTCATTGATGTGGCTCTTGCAGCCGGCGAATGTGTGCTGGTGCACAGCGTTTACGGCAACTCGCGCAGCCCTGCGCTTATCGCAGCATACATGATTATGAAGTATGGATGGAAGCTAGAGAGCGCACTCCTGTTCTTGAAAATGGCGCACCCCGATTCCGATATCAAGCCCCACttccagcggcagctgcgccagttTGCGAAGCGCCACAGTGTGGACCATGATATATTTGCTCAGAACGTAGACGACAGTCATTTCGGCCTCGATAACGACCAGTGGATGCTGCGCAACACCCTCCTCAACGGATTATTGTACAGAGACCAGATGCTGAATGGGCTTTATCGCCAGTGCGCTGACAAGGTGGACGTGGGCAATCCAGTGAACGGCAAGACAACAAAAGCGCATATTACCTTCGTGGACACCAAGAAGGGCACCGATGCGGACTCCCAGACTACGTGCCCTGTTGTGAACCGTGCGGGATCATTCTCAGCGGATCCGTTCTCAGCGCAGCCCGGTAGCTTTCTGGGCTTGCGCGGCCACACGATTTTGCGCACTGGCCGTCGCTTACCGAGTATTCTGAGCAGGACTACGTCTCCCTGCTCTCATCGGTTGGAGTCTGATCCGTGTACGTGCCCCAAGGGGCGTCAGGCTCTTTCGATAGTTCACAGTGGGACGACAGAGACGAGTACATTGGCATCGACCAAAGCTGTGGAGCGGGCCCCAGCACTGCGAGTAGCGGTGCCAGGCTCCAGCGCGCACAGCTCGCTTTCTCACCTTGAGGACAAGTCCACTAAAGGTCGGGATGGGGACGGAAGCTCCGCACCGCCCCAGCCGCAACAATCGTCCGTGGAGTCGGTCCGCTCTATCGACTATGCGCGACTGGCAccgccgacgcagctgcgctcgcCGTTTGCTACGCTCGGGTCTAGCCACAAGTACCGCAATGGgtccccgctgccgctggggAAGGATAAAAAAGCTACCACCAAAGAGGGTCACACACGGATACAGTCATCGCCTTTCAGTCGCCCTGTCAACACCATCTCGGTGAGTTCCATCTCCATCCCGATATCTGCATGGGCCGGCAGCTCTTTCGGGCTCAACAGCCCCTTGTCTGTACGAAGCACCCCCCGCACGAATAGCCCCTTTGGCCGGAATAAGCCAGGTCGTGATGTGGTGAGTCGACCGTCGGCGGCAAACTATCGCAAAATCGCGCCGTATCGCTCCACTGCTGTCCCTCGTACCCCCACGGAGCCTAGCTACCGTGTCTCATGGTCTGCGAGCCAGTCGCCGTTGCGCCAGAGCGTCGAGCGTGCGACAGGCTCGCGAAGTGGCAGCCGACGCCGCGCCATGTCGCCTGTCCACATGACCGCAAGGGGGTCGCCAAGGGGTGGGAGGAGTCAATCAGGCACAGAGGACAAGCCACGTTCCCGCACTCGCTCTCCCAAGGTACAGAGGTACCAAGATCCCAGCACTGGCACACTGAACACCACCTTTTTGAGTTATGACACCAACGGCATGGGTGGCGAGGCAAACGGGACGGGCTTGAAAAACACGGCAACGGTGCGACGTCAGCCTCCGTCGGTGATTACGTCGAGGAGGTTGGCTTAA